A genomic segment from Bosea sp. OAE506 encodes:
- a CDS encoding GH25 family lysozyme, protein MNPFKPASLFAAAALAVLGGCVAMEGHYPAKGDARPHPGVAEALRYPIQGIDISRWQGDIDWTAVKGAGTRFVFMKATEGGDHIDPAFLRNWEGARRAGIPRGAYHFVYWCRPAHEQALWFKQHIPNDPDALPPVLDVEWNGHSKSCPKKIDRSLALEKIQLMLTELEQLTGKKPIIYTDITFHKDVLEGQFDDYPYWIRSTAALPQVRYANRPWEFWQFTTTGRVPGIKGDVDRNAFFGNEGEFVGWRTGEFDIGTRQWKRQRPVAPQPSPGPDRPAAPTPAVAAIPGSVAPVSSAFSPAEEIAESD, encoded by the coding sequence ATGAACCCTTTCAAGCCCGCATCCCTCTTCGCTGCCGCCGCGCTGGCCGTGCTCGGCGGCTGCGTCGCCATGGAGGGGCATTATCCCGCCAAGGGCGATGCGCGCCCGCATCCGGGCGTGGCGGAGGCGCTGCGATACCCCATCCAGGGAATCGACATCTCGCGCTGGCAGGGCGACATCGACTGGACCGCCGTGAAGGGCGCCGGCACCCGCTTCGTCTTCATGAAGGCCACCGAAGGCGGCGACCACATCGACCCCGCCTTCCTGCGCAACTGGGAAGGCGCGCGCCGCGCCGGCATCCCGCGCGGCGCCTACCACTTCGTCTACTGGTGCCGGCCGGCCCATGAGCAGGCGCTCTGGTTCAAGCAGCACATCCCCAACGACCCCGACGCGCTGCCGCCCGTGCTCGACGTCGAGTGGAACGGACATTCGAAGAGCTGCCCGAAGAAGATCGACCGCAGTCTCGCGCTGGAAAAGATCCAGCTCATGCTGACCGAGCTCGAGCAGCTCACCGGCAAGAAGCCGATCATCTACACCGACATCACCTTCCACAAGGACGTGCTGGAAGGGCAGTTCGACGACTACCCCTACTGGATCCGCTCGACCGCCGCCCTGCCCCAGGTGCGCTATGCGAACCGCCCCTGGGAGTTCTGGCAGTTCACCACGACCGGCCGTGTGCCCGGCATTAAAGGCGACGTCGACCGCAACGCCTTCTTCGGCAACGAGGGCGAGTTCGTCGGCTGGCGCACCGGCGAGTTCGACATCGGCACGCGCCAGTGGAAGCGCCAGCGTCCGGTTGCGCCGCAGCCGAGCCCGGGCCCCGACCGGCCGGCCGCGCCGACGCCCGCCGTCGCCGCCATTCCCGGCAGCGTCGCGCCCGTCTCCTCCGCCTTCAGCCCCGCCGAGGAGATCGCCGAGAGCGATTGA